The Aggregatilinea lenta genome includes a region encoding these proteins:
- a CDS encoding ABC transporter permease encodes MLLDVNPIDAYKALYEGAFGTKNAFAETLVKATPLLLVGIGICISFRAGVINIGGEGQMVIGALMGTALALQIPDAPAEVIIPLSLVVGFIGGAVWGALAGALKAYFNVNEILSTVMLNQIAIYTMNYLLNNTLIDPAQAQLASRIPQTARLSRAADLPRLWMPTRLHLGVVIAVVLAILVYILLWRTTLGYRIRAVGKSPRASRYAGINVKRYVVLSLLLSGGFAGLAGITQVLGVSHRMITDGSASGFTGSAGFNGIVAALFGKLHPIGAIPASILFGALLVGANQLQRTTQVPSAFVTTLNGIVLLFVVGSEIWTRRRARRRVAVVSSEPTPPARQTAVEAEPAK; translated from the coding sequence GTGCTTCTTGATGTCAATCCAATAGATGCCTATAAAGCTCTTTATGAAGGCGCATTTGGAACTAAAAATGCATTTGCTGAAACGCTGGTCAAGGCGACGCCGCTGCTGCTGGTCGGCATCGGCATCTGCATCAGCTTTCGCGCCGGGGTGATCAACATTGGCGGCGAGGGACAGATGGTGATCGGCGCGCTGATGGGCACGGCCCTGGCGCTGCAAATACCGGACGCTCCGGCAGAGGTCATCATCCCACTGTCACTGGTGGTCGGTTTCATCGGCGGGGCGGTGTGGGGCGCGCTGGCCGGAGCACTCAAGGCGTACTTCAACGTCAACGAAATCCTCAGCACGGTGATGCTCAACCAGATCGCCATCTACACCATGAATTACCTGCTGAACAATACGTTGATCGACCCCGCGCAGGCGCAGCTTGCGTCACGCATCCCGCAGACGGCGCGCCTGTCGCGTGCGGCGGACCTGCCGCGCCTATGGATGCCTACCCGGCTCCACCTGGGCGTGGTGATCGCCGTGGTGCTGGCCATTCTGGTCTACATCCTGCTGTGGCGCACGACGCTCGGCTATCGCATCCGCGCGGTGGGTAAAAGCCCGCGCGCCTCGCGCTATGCGGGCATCAACGTGAAACGCTACGTCGTGCTGTCGCTGCTGCTCAGCGGCGGGTTCGCCGGGCTAGCCGGGATTACCCAGGTGCTCGGCGTCAGCCACCGTATGATCACCGACGGCTCGGCCTCCGGCTTCACCGGCAGCGCGGGCTTCAACGGTATCGTCGCGGCGCTGTTCGGCAAGCTGCATCCTATCGGCGCGATTCCGGCGTCGATCCTGTTCGGCGCGCTGCTCGTGGGCGCGAACCAGCTCCAGCGTACAACGCAGGTGCCCTCCGCGTTTGTGACCACGCTGAACGGCATTGTGCTGCTCTTTGTCGTGGGCAGCGAGATCTGGACTCGCCGCCGTGCGCGCCGCCGGGTTGCCGTGGTGTCCTCTGAGCCGACCCCGCCCGCGCGGCAGACGGCTGTGGAAGCGGAGCCTGCGAAATGA
- a CDS encoding ABC transporter permease, whose translation MIGDLFTASVLIGIAGSGIRLATPYLYAALGETFGQRSGVFNLGVEGVMLMGAFSAYWATYESGNNLLIGILVALFVGVLMGLLTAFINVTLKAEQGISGIGIFMFGLGLSELLYQIAFKGERIPIKAFSRINIPLLSDIPVVGEIFFRQNLLVYVAFALVPVAWFVINRTTFGLKIRAVGQNPEAADAMGINVTRIRYATVTLGGMLAAVAGASLSIAQLNVFQQNMTAGQGFIAVALVYFGSWRPFGVMAGALLFSTVNALQLWVRTRGIDIPAEYASMAPYLLTILALVFASRRVDQPAALGKVFERGG comes from the coding sequence ATGATCGGCGACCTGTTCACCGCAAGTGTGCTCATTGGCATTGCCGGGTCGGGCATCCGGCTGGCGACGCCCTATCTGTATGCCGCCCTCGGCGAAACCTTCGGCCAGCGCAGCGGCGTGTTCAACCTGGGCGTCGAGGGTGTGATGCTCATGGGGGCGTTTTCGGCCTATTGGGCGACGTACGAGTCCGGTAACAATTTGCTGATCGGCATCCTGGTGGCGCTGTTCGTCGGCGTGTTGATGGGCTTGCTGACGGCCTTTATCAACGTCACGCTGAAGGCGGAGCAGGGCATCAGTGGCATCGGCATCTTCATGTTCGGGCTGGGCCTGAGCGAGCTGCTGTACCAGATCGCGTTCAAAGGCGAGCGCATCCCGATCAAAGCCTTCTCGCGCATCAACATCCCGCTGCTGTCGGATATTCCGGTCGTCGGCGAGATCTTCTTCCGGCAGAATCTGCTGGTGTATGTCGCGTTTGCGCTGGTTCCGGTGGCGTGGTTCGTGATCAACCGCACGACGTTTGGTCTGAAGATCCGCGCCGTGGGGCAGAACCCGGAAGCGGCGGACGCGATGGGCATCAACGTCACGCGCATCCGTTACGCCACGGTGACGCTGGGTGGCATGCTGGCTGCGGTGGCGGGCGCGTCGTTATCCATCGCGCAGCTCAACGTCTTCCAGCAGAACATGACGGCGGGACAAGGTTTTATCGCGGTGGCGCTGGTATACTTCGGAAGCTGGCGACCCTTCGGCGTGATGGCCGGGGCGTTGCTGTTCAGCACGGTGAACGCGCTCCAGTTGTGGGTGCGCACCAGGGGCATCGACATCCCGGCGGAATACGCCTCGATGGCGCCCTATCTGCTCACGATCCTGGCGC